The DNA window GAATTGGGGAAGGACATCGACAACAATCTCAATCTCAACAATCACATCTCAGTCAGTAGCCAGACCTGTTTGCATTGGCCAAATTCACTCACAATAAAGGTTGAGGGGTCTTAAAACAGCACATGTGTTAAGAGTTTGAGATTGTGGTTCAGACTTTCAGAAAAACTGAATCCAGGGTATGTTCAACGATCAGGTGTCCTTTACTGGAATAAAGACTGATTGCTGCATCATCCATGAGAGACATCCTGTATGTTTTCAAAGcaaacacagtctctctctctctctctctctctctctctctctctctctctctctcacacacacacacacacacacacacacagaaagtcactaacatgcatacatgcagatACAAAGCAAAgacgcacacatagacacgcacacacacacacacacacacacacacacacacacacacacacacacacacacacacacacacacacacacacagcagcagaattGGGGGGAAAAGGGAGTTGAGCACAGCTCAGATCACTCAGCATGCTGACAAGAGAGTTGCTTGTGCTCTGCAGGCATCTTTGTGCTTTGGACACCCCAAAtcaacccctccctcctccctctctcctgccaccTTTTCACTTTCATTCGTCCCCCTTcctctgcactcacacacactcttatgttCTGCAGGCATTTGTGTTCTTTAGACATCCCAAATCAGCTCCCTCTCTCGGATTGGATGTCGGGAGTGAGTGCAACGAGCATATGTGAGAAAATTTCAACTTTAAAAGCGAAAGCCAATCAGATCTGATGTAAAATACAAGGTGCTTTGTAGGCTAAGACCCCACCTCCCAATAGTAAAGAATTctgtaacattttaaaaatctaccggggggtgctgtggcgcagcaggctacagcgcccataccacgtacgggtccgagtgcccacggggacccaggttcaaatccagcCTGCAGTCatgtcccaatcccaccccatctctctctcccacttgcttcctgtctactcttcactgtcctgtaacaataaaggcaaaaaggccaaaagaatctacttaaaaaaaaaatctaccaaTTGTACTAATTTGAATGCATGTGGGGtggatgtaggctacacatacagtataagtgtTACAACCTAGCCCTACCTCTGACAGCCATATGTATCTTGCTGTATAGGCCCAGGGCTTTGGTTTATGCTTGAATTTTAATGTAATATGAGGCATGATTGTATCTTCAGCGgtaaaagtaggcctaccttACAATATAATAGCTGTGCTGAAAAATATTAATTTCTAATGTCAAAATGTTATAACGGGTGACATTCTAGGCGTAACAATCACCATGTCGAATGGTGGTGGAATTGTGTGCCAATGTTATCATACGTCTTCCTGTTTTGTTGCATGGTGGTGTTTACAACTCTCCCTGTGTTACCACCTCCCCTAGTCTGAAAGCAGATATATCCTTACAGTTGTAAGGGGACGATTACGAACAATTTTATTTTAACAATAAGCACCAAAATGCCGTTTACAtcgattttagaacagctaaggggcgttgttaggcatgaCGCGCAAGTGGAGTTTAGTTATCAGAGAGTTTAAAAGCGGAGCAATGATGGCTaatgattatgatgattattTTGGTGAATCACGAACGTTCATTCTCTGCAGACAGGCCAGGGCATTGTGACGCAAACAGCTGTTTCATTAGGTCATAATAGCTAGGCCCTAGATTTCGTGGTAATGTGCTAAATATTCTCAGATTAAACGCAACCTCATTTGAGCAGGTCGACGTTGCAATTCCTCAACATTACAGGCCAATTAAGCCCAGGCAAAAAAATCAGTTTCATTTCCAATTTGCGGGCTTTTGTCTTCCCGACCTAACAATGTCAGAAGGACAAGAGGTAAGCTCAGAAATAGTCCGACTCAAGAGCTATAGCCTATTCTAAATATAGGCCATGTATTTGAAGTGTTGCGATTTGAGATAAAATGTCGCTCTTTGATTATTAGTCTGATATTGTTACTAAAATTAATGCTGTTTCTTGTTGGCATAGGTGAATTGAATGTTGAGCAAAACAAACTCTTGTATGCTAGTTGGCCAGAACATGTCTGAATATATGTGAAAGGAAATAATAGTCTATGATAGCTTGCTTATTGTCAGCATGCAGTAGGCTACCTACCATTGGACATTCCAGATGTGCATCGCATTTGTCGCAATGAGTTAACGTTTACTCGAGCAGCGTGTATGGCGATGAtcaacaaacagcaaacaccaGTTGTAATCTTTTATAAGATCACAGAAAGTTTTTCACAAAGTTCCACATTGGGCTAGCCTACTTCAGTTGACGCACCAACCTTGAGGCACAATTACGACCCTGGACACCATGCTTTTGTCAGTATGTTAAAGTATAATAGGTTAGGCTATATTGTGAAGAACAGCATTCATCATCACAATGTCATAGTAGTCTTCAATGTCATGATGAATagagaacaaaaacaactcTCTATTCTCTAGTATCCTTTAACATGCAGATGAAAAAGCTTTTGGTCCGTTTTTGTTTACTCAGGGGACCAAAGAAGACGTTTACCAGCTTGGTTCCTGCATAGTGGTCCGGACAACtcgtcatttcctgatcccagcCCTCAGAGAGGTTCTATGTATTCCTATCACATACGTGATTCCATGTGGAACAGCAAGGTCAGGGCAACTCACATCTCTAGTCCAGTGCATCTGTAAAGTAGAGCTTCCTGATTGTAAATCATGCCCAAATATAATCCTTGTGTGAAATTGTTTCTCTTATTTTTACATTTATGTCAACTGTAGTTTACCTTTCCTGTACATTTTTGCTAGATATCTACATGTGTTTATGCCTTGGAACAGGACAAGCACGTCAGATGCCAGAAAGGATGGAGAGTTGTCCTTGGAGGAGGGAAATCTGAGCATTACAGATGAAATGCTTTTGGCACTAAACAAAGAAGCCGATGAGATTCTGCAACAACGTGTTGGTATTGTCAATGGTGTGCCGGTCTTAATAGAGGGACCCTTGAGGGCTGGACATGCCAAAGCTTCTGGACTGACACTCTCAATTCCTTTGCTGGATCAGCTGACCGGCACTGAATTTAGAAAAAGAGCAACCGAGCAAGTGAGTGAGGTTTTGTTCACAACTCTCAACAATGATTCCTGCCATGAGTCAAATATGAAAGCAGAGAGCCAGACAGACCTCTGTGAGCTTCATGCCTTCTATCCACCCGGCTCCCACTCACAGTCTATTGCTGATGATCTGGTCgatgatgttgttgatgattTTGTCTATGATATTATTGACTCCATGGACAAAGACTTGGGCCAAAACGTTCACTCAGCAGCGTATGACGTTGTTGGATATGTCGTTGCGGGGATGAAAGATCTTGTGGAGGCAACACGAGTCATGGGAGGTATCTCTATGAGATGGATCTGCGCAACATCGGAAACAATGTTCTGTGCCATTCAGAATGCTGTGAGGAATCTTTTCTCCAAATCTGCTTACTCTGACAGTAAAGAGGAGACAACAATGGCCTCTGCAAGACATGTCATCAGCCAAGTGATTGTGTCCATGCAGGGTGATATTTCTGCACTTAAGAGTACAGATGATATAGAGCAAATGGCATTGATTGAGAAGATCCTCAGTGCTATGTTGACTGAAGTCAGAGTGATTGGACTGGAAACAAAAAAGGACAGGTCACAAAGCCCTCAATCGCCTCACTTCTTAAAAACAGTTTCAGACTCAGAAATTGAAGACCTAACCAAAGGTCATGTCACTCCTGTTCCCCCTGTAGTGGGTGTCAACATGGAAGGCTCTTCATTGTCTCCTGCATGTGCCAATGAAGTGGTGGACACTGTTTTAGAATGTCAAAGATGTGAGAGACTTGTTCCTTTGCCAAACCAACTGGAGAAATGGATCTCTCAATCAAAAATGAGGGCATTCTCCCATGATTTCCAGACTATTTCTGTGCCAGTGGGGAAGAGTCTTTCAGACTCCATTCTCTGCAAGTTACCGGCCAGAgctgagagacagaatgaagCTCCATCTGCATTTATTTACGGATATGTAGAGCAGGCTGTGAAGCAACTCGTGTCATCGTGGTTGTTGCCCTCAGCATCTACTGAGGACCAAGAATGTTCCCAGCAGAACCTAGAGACCTCAACATCACCCTGTATGATCACAGAAGTGATGGTCAAAGAGGTGGTGACTCTCTCTACAGAGTTTGAGGGAAATGCTGCTTCTGCCAACAGTGACAACTTGAAGTATGACTATGCCTCCCTAGTCTCCATGTTGGTCATTCGACTTTTGAAGAAAGTTGACAGCTTACGCACTCCCAGCACCCATCAGGACGGAGTTCCAGATAAAGTTCTGGATATCTCCAGACAATTGATTCAGAAGATTCTGTGTGAGCTTGACACACGTTTTGGTATCGCAGGTGATGAAAGTCATCCGCAGCAAGTGAATTTTCACCTGATGTACCGAAATGTGTACAAGGATCTTACTAAAGAGTTTGGGTCTGaagatgtgctgtgttctgccCTGGAATCAGAAGATCCATCTTTTGAGTCCTCCCTTGTGGAGAATTTGACAGGAGAGATTGTAAAAACTTGTAGCCAAACAAACTTAGCAGCTTCTGAACCCAGGATCCCACCAATTAAAGCTGCAACTGGACTACAGGAAAACAATAAGGAAAAGACCAAAAAGAAAATTATTCCATCCTGGCTGAAGATGGCTAAATTCAATTGGAAGGTAAAGTATGATGCTTATAATTGAGCTAGGTTGGTCATGGAGTGTTGCACTAAACAATATAGAGTACTAGAGTATACCTTTTACTCATGATATAGCTATGTGTTCTTCAGAAATCAAAGAATGGAGCACAAAGTCTTGACAGTGAGGGCTCTCCTATTCCAAGCACAAGTAAGTTCATGATGGTATCTAAAGCATCACCTCAACTGGATTGAACAATTTTCACATTCAGGATATACAATATAAAATAATCTTTTACCTGCTCCAACGTAACCAGCTTTGAATGAAGAAGATAATATAGAACACTCTGTTATTCACAGGTTCCTCTCAGGTTCAGGCCATGAAGACCGAGCTAAGGGAGACTCTGGCCGAGGTCACCAAGGCTCCTGAGTGTGCAGCCAGCCGTCTGGAGATGGCTCAGGACGAAGAGACCACAGGGTGCTGTTTCTTCAAGATGCCCAAGTTCAAGTTCTCCTTCAAGGTAGAGTTCAGTTTATGTAACGCGTCATTGCAATGTGTCTATTATGTGGACTAATTGTGATCTGACAGACTAGTGAGTGAAGGACAAATCGGTTCAGACTGATGTGAGTATGCAGATATAATATTTCTTCATTAATCAATTTCTGAATTTGAACTAATGGTTTTCTTTCTTCATTAGAAAATAATGAGAGGAGCTAAAGTTGGGCATTACCACGATGTTACCTCATTTGAAGAGCAGAACAGTAATGTGCCAGGTAAGTAAAAACAACTAAAACATGTGATCAAAGTCTGGAACACAttcatgtattcattcattttcattttgatggcaTTCTTTGATACATGGCAAGTGTTGATTTTGTTCTTTGCCATTTTTTTCCAGCCTGTGAGACTCAGCTGAAGGAGGAGCAGGATTAAATTGCATCTGGGCTTGCCAACACCTCAAGTCCAGAGATGGGACTTTCTGACTTAAGTCACCTACACAACAAAATCATCATAG is part of the Sardina pilchardus chromosome 22, fSarPil1.1, whole genome shotgun sequence genome and encodes:
- the LOC134069606 gene encoding uncharacterized protein LOC134069606 → MYRNVYKDLTKEFGSEDVLCSALESEDPSFESSLVENLTGEIVKTCSQTNLAASEPRIPPIKAATGLQENNKEKTKKKIIPSWLKMAKFNWKKSKNGAQSLDSEGSPIPSTSSSQVQAMKTELRETLAEVTKAPECAASRLEMAQDEETTGCCFFKMPKFKFSFKKIMRGAKVGHYHDVTSFEEQNSNVPACETQLKEEQD